A genomic stretch from Deinococcus multiflagellatus includes:
- a CDS encoding cytochrome c oxidase assembly protein, which produces MSLNPTVADLLLPRPDWTLLPILLVGAAYAAGFVRARRTGTPWPLWRAGLFALGLVALVLTTQTRAAGLTQGSMALYMGRLMVLAEVVPPLLVLGLPPLAIKARSVLGRVLGVLLDPWVALALWTAVIVFWNVPAGFNASVVSNTAATLLPTLYLLTSLLVWGVVLRPLPSVQPADIGSRGWFGLLAALPMMAVASVWLYAPKVLYTPYINALCLWNLTPLQNQQLSGWIMMVAGLPALALAFVQLFMWLIRLTEQQGLPPS; this is translated from the coding sequence ATGAGCCTGAACCCCACCGTTGCCGACTTGCTGCTGCCCCGCCCGGACTGGACCCTGCTGCCCATCTTGCTGGTGGGGGCCGCCTACGCCGCTGGCTTCGTGCGGGCGCGCCGGACTGGCACCCCGTGGCCGCTGTGGCGCGCTGGGCTGTTTGCCCTGGGACTCGTGGCCTTGGTGCTGACCACCCAGACCCGCGCCGCCGGGCTGACCCAGGGCAGCATGGCGCTGTACATGGGCCGCCTGATGGTGCTGGCCGAGGTGGTGCCGCCGCTGCTGGTGCTGGGCCTGCCGCCGCTGGCGATCAAGGCGCGCTCGGTGCTGGGCCGCGTGCTGGGGGTGCTGCTGGACCCCTGGGTGGCGCTGGCGCTGTGGACGGCGGTGATCGTGTTCTGGAACGTGCCGGCCGGCTTCAATGCCAGCGTGGTATCCAACACGGCGGCCACGCTGCTGCCCACGCTGTACCTGCTGACCAGTCTGCTGGTCTGGGGCGTGGTGCTCCGGCCACTGCCCAGTGTGCAGCCCGCCGACATCGGGTCGCGCGGGTGGTTTGGTCTGCTGGCCGCGCTGCCCATGATGGCGGTGGCGAGCGTGTGGCTGTACGCGCCGAAGGTGCTGTACACGCCCTATATCAACGCCCTGTGCCTGTGGAACCTCACCCCACTGCAAAACCAGCAGCTGTCTGGCTGGATCATGATGGTGGCGGGCCTCCCCGCGCTCGCCCTGGCCTTTGTGCAGCTTTTCATGTGGCTGATCCGCCTGACCGAGCAGCAGGGCCTGCCCCCCTCCTGA
- a CDS encoding SCO family protein, whose translation MTAPAHPADPAGPATRPWYVSAGLALAAVALLLGLAWGAARLRSPYPFYGTAYPAGTQAAPFQGVAVQGGAARPFAFTPGAGGQATALFFGFTHCASICPLSLSYLNKARALLPAELQAKLQIVLVSVDPARDTPARLNDYVSYFGSGTGVRVPEPALTQVARAYGVAYQKAEVQGAAYQINHTTATYLIDARGHLRVLWDYTQLPQVERVKADLQYVLETP comes from the coding sequence ATGACCGCCCCGGCCCACCCAGCAGACCCGGCCGGGCCGGCCACGCGGCCCTGGTACGTGTCGGCGGGGCTGGCGCTGGCGGCGGTGGCGCTGCTGCTGGGGCTGGCCTGGGGCGCGGCGCGCCTGCGCAGTCCGTACCCCTTTTACGGCACGGCCTACCCGGCCGGGACCCAGGCGGCGCCGTTTCAGGGCGTGGCGGTGCAGGGCGGGGCGGCGCGGCCCTTCGCCTTCACCCCTGGGGCGGGCGGGCAGGCCACCGCGCTGTTTTTCGGCTTCACCCACTGTGCCAGCATCTGCCCCCTGAGCCTGTCGTACCTGAACAAGGCGCGCGCCCTGCTGCCCGCTGAGCTGCAGGCCAAGCTGCAGATCGTGCTGGTCAGCGTGGACCCGGCGCGCGACACCCCGGCCCGGCTGAACGACTACGTGAGCTACTTCGGCAGCGGCACGGGCGTGCGCGTTCCCGAACCAGCGCTGACCCAGGTGGCGCGGGCCTACGGCGTGGCCTACCAGAAGGCCGAGGTGCAGGGCGCGGCCTACCAGATCAACCACACCACGGCCACCTACCTCATTGACGCCCGGGGCCACCTGCGGGTGCTGTGGGACTACACGCAGCTGCCCCAGGTGGAGCGTGTGAAGGCCGATTTGCAATACGTGCTGGAGACCCCATGA
- a CDS encoding copper chaperone PCu(A)C: protein MPVPARLFILLLALLTACRPAPQAQAGPTATLTVEAARVVAVPPGVEETSVFGTLRNPGGRPLRLTGVESPAADHAMLMVTRTDAQGRTGMQMTDALTVPAGGELVLSDTGDHIMLMGLRAPLREGEPVALTLTDDAGGTHTLQAPVVKP from the coding sequence ATGCCTGTTCCCGCCCGTCTCTTTATCTTGTTGCTGGCGCTGCTGACCGCCTGCCGCCCGGCGCCCCAGGCCCAGGCGGGCCCCACCGCCACGCTCACGGTGGAGGCGGCGCGCGTGGTGGCGGTGCCCCCCGGCGTGGAGGAAACCAGCGTGTTTGGCACCCTACGCAACCCCGGCGGGCGCCCCCTGCGCCTGACCGGCGTAGAGTCGCCAGCAGCCGACCACGCCATGCTGATGGTGACCCGCACCGACGCCCAGGGCCGCACCGGCATGCAGATGACCGACGCCCTGACGGTCCCGGCGGGCGGCGAGCTGGTCCTGAGCGACACCGGCGACCACATCATGCTGATGGGCCTGCGTGCGCCGCTGCGCGAGGGCGAGCCCGTGGCCCTGACCCTCACCGACGACGCGGGCGGCACCCACACCCTGCAGGCCCCGGTGGTGAAGCCCTGA
- a CDS encoding LacI family DNA-binding transcriptional regulator, which produces MRKPTIQDVARQAGVGVGTVSRVLNNHVAVKGATRELVLKAIADLEYTPNPHARRIAGGKSYTISVLLPVLTTEFYVRLLDGLETAFQEARYDVAIFPLLDRSRLERYLGSHTLAYQADGLVMATYNLTQMFHERRLRTQQPTVLVDAYAEHVDSSFMDNVAGGRMAGEYAVTLPGDLYAVWVETELDQLFTTRVFEDRRNGFLGALQAAGQTVTAEYTSSFDSLAARNTASALLDQAQAGGLPCTIFASADMLAGALLDELRLRGLKAGEDVRVIGFDDQPWAEARGLTTLHQPVESMGYEAAQLLLTRLNGYKGPARARRFEPRLVVRSSA; this is translated from the coding sequence ATGCGCAAACCCACCATTCAGGATGTGGCCCGGCAGGCCGGGGTCGGGGTCGGCACCGTGTCACGGGTGCTGAACAACCATGTGGCGGTCAAGGGCGCCACCCGCGAACTCGTGCTCAAGGCCATTGCCGATCTGGAATATACCCCCAACCCGCATGCCCGGCGCATTGCGGGCGGCAAAAGCTACACCATCAGCGTGCTGCTGCCGGTGCTGACCACCGAGTTCTACGTGCGGCTGCTGGACGGCCTGGAAACCGCCTTTCAGGAGGCCCGCTACGACGTGGCGATTTTCCCTCTGCTGGACCGCTCGCGCCTGGAGCGCTACCTGGGCTCGCACACCCTGGCCTACCAGGCCGACGGGCTGGTGATGGCCACCTACAACCTCACGCAGATGTTCCACGAGCGCCGCCTGCGCACCCAGCAGCCCACCGTGCTGGTGGACGCCTACGCCGAGCATGTGGATTCCTCGTTTATGGACAACGTGGCGGGCGGGCGCATGGCCGGGGAATACGCCGTGACCCTGCCCGGCGACCTGTACGCGGTGTGGGTGGAAACCGAACTGGACCAGCTGTTCACCACCCGCGTCTTTGAAGACCGCCGCAACGGCTTTCTGGGGGCGCTGCAGGCCGCCGGGCAGACCGTGACGGCCGAATACACCTCCAGCTTCGATTCGCTGGCGGCGCGCAACACGGCTTCCGCGCTGCTGGACCAGGCCCAGGCGGGGGGGCTGCCCTGCACCATCTTCGCCTCGGCGGACATGTTGGCCGGGGCCCTACTGGACGAACTGCGCCTGCGCGGCCTGAAGGCCGGCGAGGACGTCCGCGTGATCGGCTTTGACGACCAGCCCTGGGCCGAGGCGCGCGGCCTGACCACCCTGCACCAGCCGGTAGAAAGCATGGGCTACGAAGCCGCCCAGCTCCTCCTGACCCGCCTGAACGGCTACAAGGGCCCCGCCCGGGCGCGCCGTTTTGAGCCCCGCCTGGTGGTGCGCAGCAGCGCGTAA
- a CDS encoding FUN14 domain-containing protein, whose protein sequence is MSPVRPEVLSAAPPAASLADALRPLLPDLSVGALLGFATGVALRHIGRVALIVLGTLFVVLQLLAYLDLISVNWLRLQALTEPWLRQGQEQGGAWLMRVLTANLPFAGAFTAGLLLGLRARV, encoded by the coding sequence TTGAGCCCTGTTCGTCCCGAAGTTCTGTCTGCCGCCCCGCCCGCCGCCTCCCTGGCCGACGCCCTGCGGCCCCTGCTGCCCGACCTGAGCGTGGGCGCTCTGCTGGGCTTTGCCACCGGCGTGGCCCTGCGCCACATTGGCCGCGTGGCCCTGATCGTGCTGGGCACGCTGTTTGTGGTGCTGCAACTGCTGGCCTACCTCGACCTGATCAGCGTGAACTGGCTGCGCCTTCAGGCCCTCACCGAACCGTGGCTCAGGCAGGGCCAGGAACAGGGCGGCGCGTGGCTGATGCGCGTACTGACCGCCAACCTGCCGTTTGCCGGCGCCTTCACGGCAGGGCTGCTGCTGGGCCTCCGCGCCAGGGTGTAG
- a CDS encoding RNA polymerase sigma factor: MDPAESFPPDLISPDLYARLCAGEEAAWFDFVQEYEGRMYGYLYRLEGNSEDALDLTQEVFYRAWRSIRTFRVGERVLPWLYQVARNTQIESHRRKQLQRFSLEQAREDVGFEVTSEKRSPVQAAESADAQDRVQRALLRLPAEYREAVVLRFVEDLSYDEIAQIQGVAVGTAKSRVFRAKEQLAGLLSGVADVH; this comes from the coding sequence GTGGACCCCGCCGAGTCATTTCCACCCGACCTGATCTCCCCTGACCTGTACGCGCGGCTGTGCGCGGGCGAGGAAGCGGCGTGGTTCGATTTTGTGCAGGAGTACGAGGGGCGCATGTACGGCTACCTGTACCGCCTCGAGGGCAACAGCGAAGACGCCCTGGACCTGACCCAGGAGGTCTTTTACCGCGCGTGGCGCTCGATTCGGACCTTCCGGGTGGGCGAGCGGGTGCTGCCGTGGCTGTATCAGGTGGCGCGCAACACCCAGATTGAGTCGCACCGCCGCAAGCAGTTGCAGCGCTTCTCGCTGGAACAGGCCCGCGAAGACGTGGGCTTTGAGGTCACCAGCGAGAAACGCTCGCCCGTGCAGGCCGCCGAAAGTGCCGACGCCCAGGACCGGGTGCAGCGCGCCCTGCTGCGCCTGCCCGCCGAATACCGCGAGGCCGTGGTGCTGCGCTTTGTGGAAGACCTGAGCTACGACGAGATTGCCCAGATTCAGGGCGTGGCGGTGGGCACCGCCAAAAGCCGCGTGTTCCGCGCCAAGGAGCAACTGGCCGGGCTGCTTTCGGGCGTGGCCGACGTGCATTGA
- a CDS encoding CAP domain-containing protein — protein MSRATRIPHLVLTVGLLSLGAAVWPGGAQASPEFRIGYRVSPERQAPLRVSFEASAPAGYVVQWVFGDGNQASGLSAENVYYRPGTYTLQAQLLDPQGRVVSRAEAQLPVNSAGAERPALTVLQPTPGEVRLSAEGSVLYTPARPTLLLAGREVGTGASRVPNGTHAAVVRATTSDGRTVEKRLTITVAPWTGSAAFDAEVLRLTNQARAQGYNCATNRTGAAALPPLRLDPTLTVAAQAQSAGMALYGYFDHTSGFDGSTPMRRVQAAGMNPLSVAENIAAGQQTPAEVVQGWLKSPGHCRNIMGDFTRIGLSYVNRPGTTYGRYWTQVFARL, from the coding sequence GTGAGCCGAGCCACGCGAATTCCTCATCTGGTCTTGACCGTTGGCCTGCTGAGCCTGGGCGCCGCCGTGTGGCCTGGGGGGGCCCAGGCGTCGCCGGAGTTCCGTATTGGCTACCGGGTCAGCCCGGAGCGCCAGGCGCCGCTGCGGGTGTCGTTTGAAGCCAGTGCCCCGGCCGGGTACGTGGTGCAGTGGGTCTTTGGGGATGGCAATCAGGCCAGCGGCCTAAGCGCCGAGAACGTGTACTACCGCCCCGGCACCTACACGCTGCAGGCGCAGCTGCTGGACCCCCAGGGCCGCGTGGTCAGCCGCGCCGAGGCCCAGTTGCCGGTGAACAGTGCTGGCGCCGAGCGCCCCGCGCTGACCGTGCTGCAGCCCACCCCCGGCGAGGTGCGCCTGAGCGCCGAGGGCAGCGTGCTGTACACGCCCGCCCGCCCCACCCTGCTGCTGGCCGGGCGCGAGGTGGGCACCGGGGCCAGCCGGGTGCCAAACGGCACCCACGCGGCGGTGGTGCGCGCCACCACCAGCGACGGCCGCACCGTGGAAAAGCGCCTGACCATTACAGTGGCCCCCTGGACCGGCAGCGCCGCGTTTGACGCTGAGGTGCTGCGCCTGACCAATCAGGCCCGTGCCCAGGGCTACAACTGCGCCACCAACCGCACGGGCGCCGCCGCCCTGCCCCCCCTGCGGCTGGATCCCACCCTGACGGTGGCCGCCCAGGCCCAGTCGGCGGGGATGGCGCTGTACGGCTACTTTGACCACACCAGCGGCTTTGACGGCAGCACGCCCATGCGCCGGGTGCAGGCGGCGGGCATGAATCCCCTTTCGGTCGCCGAGAACATCGCCGCCGGGCAGCAGACCCCGGCCGAGGTGGTGCAGGGCTGGCTGAAAAGCCCCGGGCACTGCCGCAACATCATGGGCGACTTCACCCGCATTGGCCTGAGCTATGTCAACCGCCCCGGCACCACGTATGGCCGCTACTGGACCCAGGTGTTCGCCCGCCTGTAA
- a CDS encoding sensor histidine kinase, which produces MTAGPDHSERLQARRQRLWRELLLGLLPALLTVVLLILVTRPAYDALTRGGTGWTPHVYQGLVQDVLQYRVARLDPAVSPARRRLLREIALSSAGNPRQFVLLREVEALGPARLDRVARALAQDTDAGAAQAVTESLALGSAAAEYSRTLGERYVRALTSLRWALVLAALFSGVVSMLLTTRALLLWRAERRAAEARERRLQEALSLASHELRRPLQALMLASDLLRGAQAPEQRQRLLGMIEDSAAQLASRADLTRLNDLYLDVVLRPEPVDLRELAAPFASARVQVRAPAEPVVWAVDPARTRQMLENLVENALKYTGGPVEITLEPPGSPGTQGPRLQVRDHGPGMNAEQRARVFVPYERGPQGLKPGQGLGLALVRRYARAHGGDIHITHAPDGGLIMTLSFGTPSAGPIAPPRRRAT; this is translated from the coding sequence ATGACCGCGGGGCCAGACCACAGCGAGCGGCTGCAGGCCCGGCGCCAGCGCCTGTGGCGTGAACTGCTGCTGGGGCTGCTGCCCGCCCTCTTGACGGTGGTGCTGCTCATTCTGGTCACGCGCCCGGCCTATGACGCCCTGACCCGGGGCGGCACCGGCTGGACACCACACGTCTATCAGGGGCTGGTGCAGGACGTGCTGCAGTACCGGGTGGCGCGCCTGGACCCGGCGGTCAGCCCGGCGCGCCGCCGCCTGCTGCGCGAGATCGCGCTGTCCAGTGCGGGCAATCCCCGGCAGTTCGTGCTTCTGCGCGAGGTCGAGGCCCTGGGTCCGGCCCGGCTGGACCGGGTGGCCCGCGCCCTGGCCCAGGACACCGACGCCGGCGCGGCCCAGGCCGTGACCGAAAGCCTGGCCCTGGGCAGCGCCGCTGCCGAGTACAGCCGGACCCTGGGCGAGCGCTATGTGCGGGCCCTGACCAGCCTGCGCTGGGCGCTGGTGCTGGCGGCGCTGTTTTCCGGGGTGGTGAGTATGCTGCTCACCACCCGCGCCCTGCTGCTGTGGCGGGCCGAGCGCCGCGCCGCCGAGGCCCGCGAACGCCGGCTGCAGGAAGCCCTGAGCCTCGCCAGCCACGAACTGCGCCGGCCCCTGCAGGCCCTGATGCTGGCCAGCGACCTGCTGCGCGGCGCCCAGGCCCCCGAACAGCGCCAGCGCCTGCTGGGCATGATTGAAGACAGCGCCGCCCAGCTGGCCAGCCGCGCCGACCTGACCCGCCTGAACGACCTGTACCTGGACGTGGTGCTGCGCCCCGAGCCGGTGGACCTGCGCGAACTGGCCGCCCCGTTCGCCTCGGCGCGGGTGCAGGTCCGTGCCCCCGCAGAGCCCGTGGTCTGGGCCGTGGACCCGGCGCGCACCCGCCAGATGCTGGAAAATCTGGTGGAAAACGCCCTGAAGTACACCGGTGGGCCCGTCGAGATCACCCTGGAGCCGCCCGGTTCCCCGGGCACCCAGGGGCCCCGCCTTCAGGTGCGCGACCACGGCCCTGGCATGAATGCCGAGCAGCGCGCCCGCGTGTTTGTGCCCTACGAGCGGGGGCCCCAGGGCCTGAAACCCGGGCAGGGCCTGGGACTGGCCCTGGTGCGGCGCTACGCCCGCGCGCACGGCGGCGACATCCACATCACCCACGCGCCGGACGGCGGCCTGATCATGACCCTGAGCTTCGGCACGCCCAGCGCCGGGCCCATTGCCCCGCCCCGGCGCCGCGCCACCTGA
- a CDS encoding DUF4384 domain-containing protein has protein sequence MKATLFLSSALALLGGAASAAPQLSAQSIIVNPAPTTLSVKVWTDRDTSGSGTPNYAPGDKIRLFTQVNQDAYVYLFNVDPQGQVDLILPNRFQGGANFLKANAVKVFPAPGDPFTFDIAAPYGVNKVLALASRTPLNLDQIATFKSQQNSFATVNVSGQQGLAQALSIVVNPVPASNWVTDTAVYSVVNRAPVAAPLRTTPAPAQPVAAAPAPAPRTAQALSVPASPWSNVREWRTTVDTRDLKGQHDVYAAKLKAEGYTLIKTSSKNSEIKSEFRKGSVKAELTVKRKGNRVEIKIERE, from the coding sequence ATGAAAGCCACCCTGTTCCTGTCCTCGGCCCTGGCCCTGCTGGGAGGTGCCGCCTCCGCCGCCCCGCAGCTCAGCGCGCAGAGCATCATCGTGAACCCGGCGCCCACCACGCTGAGCGTGAAAGTCTGGACCGACCGCGACACCTCGGGCAGCGGCACCCCGAACTACGCCCCCGGCGACAAGATCCGCCTGTTCACCCAGGTCAACCAGGACGCCTACGTGTACCTGTTCAACGTGGACCCCCAGGGGCAGGTGGACCTGATTCTGCCCAACCGGTTTCAGGGCGGCGCCAACTTTCTGAAGGCCAACGCGGTCAAGGTGTTCCCGGCGCCCGGCGACCCCTTTACCTTCGATATTGCCGCGCCCTACGGCGTGAACAAGGTGCTGGCCCTGGCCAGCCGCACGCCGCTGAACCTGGACCAGATCGCCACCTTCAAGAGCCAGCAGAACTCCTTTGCCACCGTGAATGTCAGCGGGCAGCAGGGGCTGGCGCAGGCGCTGAGCATCGTGGTGAACCCCGTGCCCGCCAGCAACTGGGTGACCGATACGGCTGTTTATTCGGTGGTGAACCGCGCCCCGGTGGCGGCGCCGCTGCGCACCACCCCGGCCCCCGCCCAGCCGGTGGCCGCCGCGCCCGCTCCGGCCCCCCGCACCGCGCAGGCCCTCTCGGTGCCGGCGAGCCCCTGGAGCAACGTGCGCGAATGGCGCACCACCGTGGACACCCGCGATCTGAAGGGCCAGCACGACGTCTACGCCGCCAAGCTGAAGGCTGAGGGCTACACCCTGATCAAGACCAGCAGCAAGAACAGCGAGATCAAGAGCGAATTCCGCAAGGGCAGTGTCAAAGCTGAACTGACGGTGAAGCGCAAGGGAAACCGCGTCGAGATCAAGATCGAGCGCGAATAA
- a CDS encoding alpha-amylase family glycosyl hydrolase: MIYLVMPDRFFNGNTSNDTLGAANCFDRASATKFHGGDLAGLRAKLPYIRDLGASAVWTTPVYKQVGLVNGNSCGYHGYWPDYTNPDDTALDPKFGTGAELTGLINDLKAGGQKYIMDMVVNHAGYGARITTQQPGWFHSNCTGDEIVCPLAGLPDFRQEDSTVATYLTNLSKNWAATYAVDGIRMDTVKHVPNSYWQNSWVPGVLATRPNTFLLGEAFLSGSASQLKPFLDAGFDSTFNFPLRQAMVDSVGKGGSLDRVAASVQDTLGTLGLDRTLLQVNLLDNHDVPRFVNEPGVGVAESEIRARYQNALGLLMTLPGIPQLYYGNELGMYGGSDPDNRRDMPSWGWTDSGRNVAQANFLAGGGTPKTTYDLTKKLIGIRKANAGLWKGSYAELWRPNGGQNVYAFYRGSGTNRVIVVLNTSGSSASVNLDIQGNAGISATDKSALNNGTVFNDLLAEGAPASATVTSGRLPVTLGAGKMAIYRAGASGSGGGGTAVPVTFQVTASTYFGQDVYLLGDRGELGAWNTSSALAMTPSGCSGSTCTWKTTVSLPPSVALQFKFIKKPGDSGASVTWEGGSNRTYTVPASGTGTVNGGGWQP, encoded by the coding sequence GTGATCTACCTTGTCATGCCGGACCGTTTCTTCAATGGAAATACTTCCAATGACACCCTGGGCGCCGCCAACTGCTTTGACCGTGCCAGCGCCACCAAGTTCCACGGCGGCGACCTTGCCGGCCTGCGCGCCAAATTGCCCTACATCCGCGATCTGGGGGCCAGCGCCGTGTGGACCACGCCCGTGTATAAGCAGGTGGGGCTGGTGAACGGCAACTCCTGCGGCTACCACGGCTACTGGCCGGACTACACGAACCCCGACGACACCGCGCTGGACCCCAAATTTGGCACCGGCGCCGAGCTGACCGGGCTGATCAATGACCTGAAGGCGGGCGGGCAGAAGTACATCATGGACATGGTGGTCAACCACGCTGGCTACGGCGCGCGCATCACCACGCAGCAGCCCGGCTGGTTCCACAGCAACTGCACGGGCGACGAGATCGTGTGCCCGCTCGCCGGCCTGCCGGACTTCCGCCAGGAAGACAGCACGGTGGCGACCTACCTCACCAACCTCTCCAAGAACTGGGCGGCCACCTACGCGGTGGACGGCATTCGCATGGACACGGTCAAGCATGTGCCGAACAGCTACTGGCAGAACTCGTGGGTGCCCGGCGTGCTGGCCACGCGCCCGAACACCTTCCTGCTGGGCGAGGCGTTCCTCTCCGGAAGCGCTTCGCAGCTCAAGCCTTTCCTGGACGCGGGCTTTGATTCCACCTTCAACTTCCCGCTGCGGCAGGCGATGGTGGACAGCGTGGGCAAGGGCGGCAGCCTGGACCGCGTGGCCGCCAGTGTGCAGGACACCCTGGGCACCCTGGGCCTGGACCGCACCCTGCTGCAGGTGAACCTGCTGGACAACCACGACGTGCCGCGCTTTGTGAACGAGCCCGGTGTGGGCGTGGCCGAAAGCGAGATTCGCGCGCGGTATCAGAACGCCCTGGGCCTGCTGATGACCCTGCCCGGGATTCCCCAGCTGTACTACGGCAACGAACTGGGCATGTACGGCGGCTCTGACCCCGACAATCGCCGCGACATGCCGAGCTGGGGCTGGACCGACAGCGGGCGCAATGTGGCCCAGGCCAATTTCCTGGCCGGCGGCGGCACCCCCAAGACCACCTACGACCTGACCAAGAAACTGATCGGCATTCGCAAGGCCAATGCCGGCCTGTGGAAGGGCAGCTACGCCGAGCTGTGGCGGCCCAACGGCGGGCAGAACGTGTACGCCTTCTACCGGGGGAGCGGCACCAACCGTGTCATCGTGGTCCTAAATACCTCGGGCAGCAGCGCCAGCGTGAATCTGGACATTCAGGGCAACGCGGGCATCAGTGCCACCGACAAGAGCGCCCTGAACAACGGCACCGTGTTCAACGACCTGCTGGCCGAAGGCGCGCCTGCCAGCGCCACCGTCACCAGCGGCCGTCTGCCGGTCACCCTGGGCGCGGGCAAAATGGCGATCTACCGCGCCGGGGCCTCGGGGAGCGGGGGCGGGGGCACGGCGGTGCCGGTCACCTTCCAGGTCACGGCGAGCACCTACTTCGGCCAGGATGTGTATCTGCTGGGCGACCGGGGCGAACTGGGCGCCTGGAACACCTCCAGCGCCCTGGCGATGACCCCCAGCGGCTGCAGCGGCAGCACCTGCACCTGGAAAACCACCGTCAGCCTGCCGCCCAGCGTGGCTCTGCAGTTCAAGTTCATCAAGAAGCCCGGCGACAGCGGCGCCAGCGTGACCTGGGAGGGCGGCAGCAACCGCACGTATACGGTACCGGCCTCGGGCACGGGCACGGTGAATGGGGGGGGCTGGCAGCCGTAA
- the pdhA gene encoding pyruvate dehydrogenase (acetyl-transferring) E1 component subunit alpha, with amino-acid sequence MTSPKSAPAQPEASDTAPGYQAAQAAYDAAQHDTHMVQIVAPDGRVVRPDLLPAPEVRLELYRQMRRARHFDERGWVLYRQGRLGVFPPFGGMEASQVGTAAALTKDDWLFPTYRDTGAALTLGLPIARTLAYWRTSPHGWHMPADLKVLPFYIPIATQYPQAVGAALAERRKGTRNVAMAFIGDGGSSEGDFHEALNFAGALNAPCVFILQNNGWAISVPTRTQTRATDLSRRAEGYGIPGVRVDGNDALATYHVTAQAVARARNGEGPTLIETVTYRVKPHTVADDPSRYRSEAELEGWDAKDPVLRLRTHLLAEGLMTEASEAELLAEVAAEFEAALQEADSYPDPTPAEILDHVFAEPTPQLKKQREQILAEEQQ; translated from the coding sequence ATGACCTCACCCAAATCTGCCCCCGCCCAGCCGGAAGCCAGCGACACCGCCCCCGGCTACCAGGCCGCGCAAGCCGCCTACGACGCCGCGCAGCACGACACCCACATGGTGCAGATCGTGGCGCCAGACGGCCGTGTGGTCCGCCCCGACCTGCTGCCCGCCCCCGAAGTGCGCCTGGAGCTGTACCGCCAGATGCGCCGCGCCCGGCATTTTGATGAACGCGGCTGGGTGCTGTACCGCCAGGGCCGCCTGGGCGTGTTTCCGCCGTTTGGCGGCATGGAAGCCAGCCAGGTGGGCACCGCCGCCGCCCTCACCAAGGACGACTGGCTGTTTCCCACCTACCGCGACACCGGCGCGGCCCTGACCCTGGGCCTGCCCATTGCGCGCACGCTGGCCTACTGGCGCACCAGTCCGCACGGCTGGCACATGCCCGCCGACCTGAAGGTGCTCCCCTTTTACATTCCCATTGCCACCCAGTACCCGCAGGCGGTGGGCGCCGCCCTGGCCGAGCGCCGCAAGGGCACCCGCAACGTGGCGATGGCCTTTATCGGCGACGGCGGCAGCAGCGAGGGCGATTTCCACGAGGCGCTGAACTTTGCCGGCGCCCTGAACGCGCCGTGCGTGTTCATTCTGCAGAACAACGGCTGGGCCATCTCGGTGCCCACGCGCACCCAGACCCGCGCCACGGACCTGTCGCGCCGCGCCGAGGGCTACGGCATTCCCGGCGTGCGGGTGGACGGCAACGACGCCCTGGCCACCTACCATGTCACCGCCCAGGCCGTGGCGCGCGCCCGCAACGGCGAGGGCCCCACCCTGATCGAAACGGTGACCTACCGCGTCAAGCCGCACACGGTGGCCGACGACCCCAGCCGCTACCGCAGCGAGGCCGAACTGGAAGGCTGGGACGCCAAGGACCCGGTGCTGCGGCTGCGCACCCACCTGCTTGCCGAGGGCCTGATGACCGAGGCCAGCGAAGCCGAGCTGCTGGCCGAGGTCGCCGCCGAATTTGAGGCCGCGCTGCAGGAGGCCGACAGTTACCCGGACCCCACACCCGCCGAGATTCTGGACCATGTGTTTGCCGAACCCACCCCGCAGCTGAAAAAGCAGCGCGAGCAGATCCTCGCGGAGGAACAGCAGTGA